The genomic stretch attgtggaacttaagcagtattccagccttggcctgggaagagccgttgacacccacactttctggggtgacattgtctcctgaggatagagtcaggtcaggagcggcaactgatgttcacgagagacaaactttcttcaccacctgcccatgctggccctaggatctgggctttttgggtgacatgagtgctgagccccccaagtagatgggttttcaggggtcaggtggttattgtcaccaaaggtatccacaaggataagtcatactgtactaattcccatattagatcccttctcatgggtcacagaggtcgtgctgggtcctaaatgtggacccaggttcctagcacttttgaggagactggtcagggcaCAGGCTTCAGgatattttgtttgaattattttgggggattttatttttactgttgggggcaaacctagggctgccatgtgctgggaaaaggctttgccacagctgtagatcatccctaattataaactcctaaattctcccaatcctggaactttctaggtccctcacatgatgcaacctttgggggattcctcacatagaatcatggggtggattgcatcccaaagagagacagtgggaaatgttccccagtgtctgcctgtggctgtggtgatgagagtggatgtagtgaccagtggatggcagggcccatgtgaaacccttttggtttccacttgagcGGAaccttcaccatgcctttttttttttttttcttgaaacacagttTGGCCTgtaacttacagtcttccatcactctgactcagtttcccatgactgggatcacaggcttaaattactatgcccatctttctttttttgtatttataaatcttctaaaagccagaaggatctagaatttaaaattttgcggtccaaggcatttccaacaggggattcttgacctaggagtgtccagaccagtttttattgtgtgggtacttcattcccataacagcttatgtttgacaaagagttccgaggtgtgatgtcactgggcatcaggcggtgtcccaaatagcagcactgactcaggttgtaatttaggctggagaaacttactaggacccttgtaatcctagcaccctggggcctcacatgtccttagtctgatctagtgatgaatcaactgctcttgagggttgattggaattctagtcactgtgaggcaggagcattagtatcctacagccactctgggctccataggaagaccctgtttcaatagtaaaaggggtcacctgcgagttcttactgtcttccctgaggccttcctgctggagttagaatagctgtctcaccaagttgaagtagagggcagaatgttggtgcgttctataatgaggactagtgacagatagtctatggaaattctagaaagatctacaggtatgtatgtcctgtgcatgggaattgctggcttccctgtgtcctttgcctttaatttgctgtccatggggcacctgggaatgtccccaaaccaggctgcacacagggcttgtcccatgattctcacttgcacccagtgcctgcctgattgtcataagtctgacagagccactgtatgctctcctgacacctgcagtgagcagtatatgggaccctaccatccccacagTGCCCATCAgggtctacaatgtccctatatggcactgagatggtctaagctccttcccccctatatgctgcatcagaatctgaccattcctaatttcctcctctcacacccacactagaagccctgtacccaaactagccccagctggcctgttgcctactgaaatctcatggactctgccccaatcccctgtcctgccctgccctgcccagccctgccccaatgccctgccccagtgccctgccccaatgccctgccccaatgccctgccccaatgccctgccaaAATGCCCTGCCACAatcccctgccctaccctgccctgccctgccctcactcagctcacaatgtggacatctcaagacagtcactggacaatggctgacacagttgtctgaagactggaaatgtttcttgatcttggagaggaaagaaggaccctccaactacactggcctctaaggaagtttattcaggtgagggatgacatggactgttttgtctcatgtcacacatgtcagtagaaaatatcctaggtattggatggcgctgttagcattaacagaacaaagcacatagtgttgggaagattaataaattatgagtaggattagaaaaccccaagcctcttccaggtcctaagagagcaaaaaataccaccaaacatagcattaatgtgataggttggttaaatctagttactagattctagtgtgatacctatgaccctttttgtgtcatgctcagcttataatgactagaggacctaagcttgagagtcaccaatgcctctcccttgcttctctagctgctgagcattgaaaagccctaatgagacagcatctgtttgcagacatactgaataagtcttctgcactttatctctctgagtcacctccactctcagtaagtcagtttaatttcataaattgtaaatgagtcacgtggaaaatatactttctcaatacgatcacagatttccatgtaaaaggtgaaacatgaactatcccacctaagttctgggcttgcacagacctgctctgcaaaagaaacatgtggtcacagctgcagtctgcattcactatgggtgctcttgaggacctccctaaactgcatagattaagataattatcttgctttctatcaaaagaattcattatgccaagttggcctgtagaaggaggctagtctcttctgtattttatcagatgtgcttattgtatataatcatcgatagtaagtgaaagatctgtttggaattgaaactgagtgatgctggagggtgatcctgaatgcacaatgagcagtggaggcaccagagcccggtgtggatgcctagcaggctaccacattgagcaggcaccgctcaaccacctgtacatacacatctcctgagatctctctccttaatgggagatgatggcgtccatctagtatagcacatgccctggaaggacaaaagctacctacaggagctgtggtgatggctcacaggttagagcatctgctgctctctcagaagaaccacatggtccctaacaatcatctacaatggggaatgctattccctcttttggatcatgagggaaatgcactcaggagtggcccagacatacatttgaaaaaaaaagatccattgagttacatgataaaaataaatataatcagcaacaataaaaaacacagcatatgaatgatcaagtgaaacagcacctataaaaacctatttcccaaaatgacgttgatggtcattatctttgtggtttaatactaatgctgtattgtaagaaaaaccgaggcacatggttctcgattaggattattctatattcctttgtgaaagttgtcattttttctgcagctctacaggcatgagtgtgtgttactcaatatctgggcaaacagtcaataaggaatgtgtgttgtagactgatatagattaggatgagcagaacacatgacagcatggatacagtatgtcagtgattacatcataaagtgtgtgtccatagaaaaagtcacattatccacacaaaagacactatcaccctgtgtacaccttggtggctttaaattccctatttactcatgctgcctggaccatgcaaagatccatatccagctatcagttctaagtctacaggaggggaaaggacccttgaataagatggtcttaagagtcaagagttacaaatcaatttttattcataaggaatacaatttacaaaaaacaggcataaaatgaacaactaaaatggtataaaaaatgaaaaacagtaacaagaatatataactatgatataacaaaaagaaaacttcaatgaaaatcataaccaaaaatatttcttaacagcattttcttaatgaacatttagaaacacagttgtagtgctgtttctcctctaggacacgagatgtcaaggcagtcccctcagatgtctctcaaatggtgttatctgtatgagagaggagaaagacctcaatgagacaggctggcatacggatacataaatttagggtctctatacaatgaggaaattaactgagaagaagaatattctccccaaaaaagtctttgactgttgaggattgtcgtcagcagggaactcctgacagagaaactcactcttcagggggctgtcttcttgggatctgtcctattccatgtctcctgcagttcctgagacctgggaggagaaggcagctattaagacactgatttggtggggacattcATACCAGCTGtgaagttgctgccttctgtcccttcagctgcattggacagacagcactgatcttttcactgaaatcattgctgatatctctgcagactggggaacatcaccagcaaccctcacagtactgtgggagaacaagctgctcctcagacttctaccagtgaaaaccaagaacggggaaaggagaagagacctaactgggttgcaggaagaaaggagaaggccacatgatactgagatcaaagccaatgaccaggactcatttgccatttgcacttggttcttatccctacaaggtgcttccaaccatcacatgacccctgtatgacctttgtcacacgaccaagaactcgttcaaaactcttcatagcatccaatctatgacagggagatgcagtcatgtgatatgttattcctctgtcaccatttctggactgcagttacaaaaagggcagagaagtgtacttgcccataattcagtttctgaagagtggttaacatcccagaatacttgtgcatagacagagcaatgaataactctatcacatgaggtggatgactgattgggtgtggggagattagaaagatgataggggaagcaaagatgtatccaataggcaaatggtatcagacattgttaatctgactcagctgcttgttcctaccacattttgctgggtctggaggttgctggtcttctcctgttcgtcttcatcattcgggttcaactcaaacaaatatcgctgtaactccttgctctcctgcttcaatgtgaccaacttcttcttcatacatgcctggtccatcaggagccggctgtgcaggttgctggaaacacactctgcatagtaagatcctgaagcctcttcctcccattccaactgccaaatcccacaaagtccaccaggacccagataccaataaagacttcatagaatacatctccatacatgtaaggctgctgcacaaacagcaaacgtcCAATCcagagaagaataaattgtttctgtgacccaagcaccaataagagtccatgtctctccaaaagaacaagggatctacaactacccatgagagcccaatgcatcggggcaacatcaattagaaggcggcaaataaccacaagaggacagtagaaccaagggaggtcatgcaaaccatgtggtccacacattgagctttgttaaacctggtatgaccccagagccacaggttggcctaataacactctgatgcctgaatcagtgtagttctatccagagccttctaaagatgcatagacatcTGTGATAGACATAGACTGTGGTGATAActgacagtctcttatggaatCGAATCTGAGtacaaaagacccacggcacagtgatatttaaacagcagaagacatggacccagagctgcagtctctccagtccagaacaaagagaggcagcaatggatattctacaagtgatgggcccttctgaccagtacttaccgatagaagttaatctccttcttgagctcctgaaatttctcacgatgttcagtgttctttgtgtctaagttgtgcagtaatgacatgacctctttctcctttatcttcaagttttcataaaatggatttggcctgaagtaggggctggccccaggaagatagaacccaatgaacatcgaggtttaggattataggaactcaggctgtgtcctgtactaccccaaccctggaaggacactttctgaattctacatatttggatcttcttcagcttcagaaacttggaattgtgtgcccaggacaacagaaactaagcacccagataaagggtcccctggctcacttttttcaatcaggagggctggatctgcattcaaacctgttatgctgtcaagagcctaggccacagggcttacccaaccacacacacacacacacacacacacacacacacacacacacacacacacacatccagaaacctctgatttcatttttcctgttttgacaagtggaatgctacaagccgaataactaatattctagaggcagacagtacacataattctggagatgagaccagatattgccacaaacttataatctgcccaaggcatacaaatgtatagacaaatgtgaccacacaggcaaagaagtgtgctgttgaaagtggggcttccaaaataaagcacttacacctccatgaaactattataaaggtaaatcctgaggtcaaaaaacagacccctaaattccaaaggtggagtgatagagaaacatataaaggttgtgcatatgcatgcaaagctgtgcacacacagacacacaaactggggcacacccacaagaaaagaaaagtaaggtctccagctccgaaaaaaagaaccaaaaaaaaaaaaaaaagaaaaaagaaaagaaaagtaaacagactcagagaatgagaaagagagacaaatatggaaagagcacaatgagaatcagtagaaatgcatgcaccattactgtctcagagtgtaaggcacagagacaagaaggagcaggccagagcctcaggccttctacttaagcattgatatgaacactgtgggacctgtcacctaaggctgctgccaggagatgatagggttcagtcaccttcctagcaagtacaaacactctccacaaactcacagcacctagaaccttgcaaagctaccacctgtcaagggctttccaattgtacactgggaactcatgctccagtgactttatccctgaaatcttcactcagattgaaagttcagattttcaacaggctgaatcagagagtccattttcaatctcactcctcagtaagggtcaggttctgaagcTTCTcactatgggagatgaggtttagaacaaggtcatttgtttggagcaatgcatacctcttgctcatggatccacctgtcacataaaggaggcgatctgtcagctcatttctctccttggtagttagctccagttctctattcagcctctcctcttcctcgttggcctgcaccttgtttaggacattttcaagggatgacgtctgtctgcaggcctctgtaggtagaagaacacaagtgaacccgcatggggcaaatgcatagagcatacacagaccacagtgaggtccaaacaggagaacatgcttgaaagccagtgtcactgcaagtagtttggtctatgtgtaagcggcatcctaagtggatcacagttcccccactactatatagagaccaagagatgtaagcagccaggtgttccccatgcccgcccacacaggcttacaagtaacagagagatgccttctccaggattattatcagctacgcaggctacaacctggtttcaggacccttaCCCCTCTGgattcagaagtcagatcatcaattcagcatccacaatgacttgattgatcagggatactcagatatcctacactgttactctagtccaataactttgcattaaaaagtcatgtagggggaggacatggtcaacagacttattaattccccctactgaaatgacaaatgccccagaagtgctaataggttacaggctctttctttACCTGCTCCATACAGTTTGGCTACTTTAGAAAAATATCTGCTACACAGAAcgtctaatatatgaaggtaagattggccccgtcagccagaggtagtcagaggagttctaagaatataaggtcatgccaggagcacagttctctccctcttactactgtcagatagtcactgaatttaaagaagcaatgaaagtgaagtacattgatgccctgtttaattcagaaaagttataccctccatgcctcctgatggtgttattatatcaatttaacataccgaatgcactgtaaaagtcaagactagaagttcacccaataatagcataggcattgccatatcctctatgtggttatggagaaactaatgatgtgaaaaccttgagtttcaggaattgtgataatcatggaattcaatatctgtggagatgttccagtggttgtggcccattgctataaaggccagctgaaggcccccacactcacccctgacaggaagctcaacatacactgcccagaacttactccacattccccatgtcctgagtccatcattacctttaggtttcgtttgcttcactctagactcttctctatcaacatcaactctcccaaagcgcctgagaagacgggcaaacatgcctgtcgatatatcctttggacactaagagaaaatgtagggaattggttgtcacaacgatactggtgacatcacagggattccaaggtctctctaggagacaatagaatgtccacgaagggtctgctgatgtcacggagaacagactttgcctccctgctaatgttctccctgtactgagcaaaagctgatggacccttttcaggagacttccctgtggcatagccactgagcaccacatgcttccaaagtcAAATTTGGCTCTAGGTTTGATtagaaaaacctaagtcattgctgtgtatctaaatgagtgcttcctccccagtccctgcacagaaatgtttcatcctacctcaaattctcctcagtcagcaatattacccattaaagattactgagaaatcacaccagttcctataagtagccaaagaggtctcctgtctcatgatgtgcaggtgcatgaaatcacacccagaaatagcctgtagggtaggtttcgatgtgggtgtgtgttataggtacaacctgaagctttgtgcttaacatttgacagttgccaccagattccttaggagaaagaattgcactcattatggtcctggcaacaatgtggtgatctgttagcagaggaaactgaaatattggatccaccagtgaatgcaccctcaggctgagtgtggggctctcctctctgcacctaagttaccaaagcaggattgcttacaggcctcccTAAGCTATAACGTATGATTTCATCTgataaataaaatagtcagcagatgtgtgtggggggggtgcagccaaaggagtaggacaagcctggagacataactcagtggacagagtaagaaacaagcatcttcactcctgtttcatggatcaccccacaaaacacaaatgcatctatcctacttaaaaaaaaaaacaagttattttattgaatgcatacactaataatgtttacagtattagtagcaaagctcagattttgggggcagatccatgacttgaactatcttcctgacaacatataaaacaataaataaataaataaataaataaataaataaataaataagtaagaaaaaatagaaaaataaaaaaacacaaaaagcacaaggctttcatgtgaagttacagaagagtgatccagtggtcacttctgaccaggccattttagctatgacagtgtatagtgacccttaatttgatgggtcttatataaagctttgtgcaatattgtcattttaaccaacctcatccagaacatacataacaacacaggatatgatcacaatgtccttgctgtgtatcaagttatttttctatgtccttgattgtcaggcatattacagcaacaatctgagatggctggtagacttggaagaaagtggatatcaAAGATcaccgtttgatatcagtacagccatttcttacgaatgagaatcttttaagctggccctcgcttagcccctacacATTAGGCAATAGACCacaaagtacagaaagcacattcccacccactctctaggaagctgccggaccataagaacagagcgtacagaacatatttactgcagggcaattagaagacaggaaacatctctgggaagctgacttaccactatagaagtgagatgtccttggtactgaatgcagctgtgctataggctgacatagctatagccttgtcctgggaactccagaagagaaacacctgccaagacagatattcttggtccttgtcctgggaaccccaggataagaaaacatatatcaagtcagaagTCCTtcgtactgaaatagctgcattgatgtggttacggccttatcccaggaattccaggacgagaaagatctgcctagttatccttggcacgaaatagctgagctaaggaaactgtgtaatcttaactgactatttaagctgtatatttctgttgtttgaggctcctcacatccctcctgcgtgaggaccgtgtcgagccccagtgcattggtatcccaaagtaaacctcttgtttttacatcaagactgagtcctgtgtgttcatggggtggtgattgtcctcaggactggagcgagagagagtctcctctgtctgagtgtctttcagataaagctatagttgtgggttacacacctcagctctcattggctaatgctgtcctcacagtccttggaggcccctttgtaagactacctgttggaaagtggaagcagctttatttgagctcaaagtgaacctgacgagcaacgtagagaacaagatggggtaattgagaacctgtctaaaaccagcacagaaacccaacctccattcaaagcatcatctaccaattcttgaatttttaccattctctgccaaccagtctttcattcaggaaaggtagaaaagaactggaaatgatctttgtattctaaggacctcgatctgtctttccttaggtccacgttaagaacaaatgaaatgggtatcaccatctgaacaacttagtatcacccactcagcatttctagcctaatactgtgcctatggcaatctcaagcttccctgagtgttgctgtcccagcaagaagaatgaagttctatggtcaatccccagtgaacctttcaaggggttagaagaaagccatcagagatactgcacttctttgtccttagattaaatcaagatgatacaacgtgaatctattgggctattcaaccatacatcttcctcacaaccccacctatctga from Rattus norvegicus strain BN/NHsdMcwi chromosome 19, GRCr8, whole genome shotgun sequence encodes the following:
- the LOC134483358 gene encoding disks large homolog 5-like: MFARLLRRFGRVDVDREESRVKQTKPKEACRQTSSLENVLNKVQANEEEERLNRELELTTKERNELTDRLLYVTGGSMSKSPYFRPNPFYENLKIKEKEVMSLLHNLDTKNTEHREKFQELKKEINFYRNLHSRLLMDQACMKKKLVTLKQESKELQRYLFELNPNDEDEQEKTSNLQTQQNVVGTSS